The Bubalus bubalis isolate 160015118507 breed Murrah chromosome 1, NDDB_SH_1, whole genome shotgun sequence genome includes a region encoding these proteins:
- the LOC123332551 gene encoding lingual antimicrobial peptide-like: MRLHHLLLVLLFVVLSVSGFTQGISNPSSCRRNRGFCLAFWCPGSMRQIGTCFGFPVKCCR; this comes from the exons ATGAGGCTCCATCACCTGCTCCTCGTGCTCCTCTTCGTGGTCTTGTCTGTGTCAG GATTTACTCAAGGAATAAGTAATCCTTCAAGCTGCCGTAGGAATAGAGGCTTCTGTTTGGCGTTCTGGTGCCCTGGAAGCATGAGACAGATTGGCACCTGCTTCGGGTTCCCAGTAAAATGCTGCAGGTAA